From a region of the Fusarium verticillioides 7600 chromosome 9, whole genome shotgun sequence genome:
- a CDS encoding elongation factor 3, translating to MPTENQQSIKVLDELFQKLTVSKESADIKESSNELASFINGRIGDQVVPDNVIEGLKKQLANKKDAVAREKACVAIEAIASHSEVSASVEPYLVVLLPSVLAAVGDKITAVKNAAQSAVLAIAGGINANAVKAALPYVMESIRTAQKWPEKMAALDFVEALVKSSPAQLAYRVPELIPVISESMWDTKKEVKERAYKTMEQLCQLIVNKDIERFIPELIKCIAKPENVPETVHLLGATTFVTEVQEPTLALMVPLLDRGLAERDTAIKRKSAVIVDNMCKLVDDPNIVAPFLPKMMPGLQKNYENLADPEARDKTKQALDTLTRVGNIKDGVIPEARHDGAINVILPKVKAALSPKFANYVEKMGPVAEYIAAIAGQLVDEKETESMIWVDNLKAYVSVIAGIDNSESLVEAIRKTALPGAVAEAEAEEDEEEGEDLCNCTFSLAYGAKILLNQTHLRLKRGQRYGLCGPNGSGKSTLMRAINNEQVEGFPKQSEVKTVFVEHDLDSADTEMTTIDWTMKKLEEAGVTTTQADVEKQLIEFGFTEQMIKGEISALSGGWKMKLALCRAVFEAPDILLLDEPTNHLDVKNVKWLEEYLINSPCTSIIVSHDSGFLDNVCQHIVHYERFKLKRYKGNLAAFVARNPSAKSYYELGESEMEFTFPEPGFLEGVKTKAKAILRATNMSFQYPGTSKPQIQDISFQCSLGSRIAVIGPNGAGKSTLINVLTGELIPTQGEIYQHENIRIAYIKQHAFAHIDNHLDKTPSEYIQWRFQTGEDRETMDRANKVITEADEKAMDKIFRIEGSQRRVIGINSRRKFKNSYEYECSFALGENVGMKNERWTPMMTADNAWLPRNELLASHQKMVADVDMKEALASGQFRPLVRKEIESHCANFGLDAELVSHSRMRGLSGGQRVKTVLAACSWQRPHLIVLDEPTNYLDRDSLGALSKALKKFEGGVIIITHSAEFTKDLTEEVWAVMDGKMTPSGHNWVQGQGSGPRLKADDGDEEEKFDAMGNKIVTTKKKVKLSSSEARKKKKERMARRKRGEEVFSDEDDL from the exons ATGCCTACCGAGAACCAGCAGTCGATCAAGGTCTTGGACGAGCttttccagaagctcacCGTGTCCAAGGAGTCCGCTGATATCAAGGAGTCCTCCAACGAGCTGGCCtctttcatcaacggccGCATCGGCGACCAGGTCGTCCCTGATAA TGTCATCGAGGgcctgaagaagcagctcgccaacaagaaggacgCCGTCGCCCGTGAGAAGGCTTGCGTCGCCATTGAGGCTATTGCTTCTCACTCCGAGGTCTCCGCTTCCGTCGAGCCCTACctcgtcgtcctcctccCCAGTGTTCTTGCCGCCGTTGGCGACAAGATCACCGCTGTCAAGAATGCTGCTCAGAGCGCCGTTCTCGCCATCGCTGGCGgcatcaacgccaacgctgtcaaggctgctctTCCTTACGTCATGGAGTCTATCCGAACCGCCCAGAAGTGGcctgagaagatggctgctCTCGACTTCGTCGAGGCTCTCGTCAAGAGCTCTCCTGCCCAGCTCGCCTACCGTGTCCCTGAGCTCATTCCCGTCATCTCCGAGTCCATGTGGgacaccaagaaggaggtcaaggagcGTGCCTACAAGACCATGGAGCAGCTTTGCCAGCTGATTGTCAACAAGGATATTGAGCGCTTCATTCCCGAGCTCATCAAGTGCATCGCCAAGCCTGAGAACGTTCCCGAGACCGTTCACTTGCTCGGTGCCACCACTTTCGTCACTGAGGTCCAGGAGCCCACTCTTGCCCTCATGGTTCCCCTTCTGGATCGTGGTCTGGCTGAGCGTGACACCGCTATCAAGCGAAAGTCCGCTGTCATTGTTGACAACATGTGCAAGCTCGTCGACGACCCCAACATCGTTGCTCCTTTCTTGCCTAAGATGATGCCAGGTCTCCAGAAGAACTACGAGAACTTGGCTGACCCCGAGGCTCgtgacaagaccaagcaggCTCTTGACACTCTCACCCGTGTCGGTAACATCAAAGACGGTGTCATCCCTGAGGCTCGTCACGACGGTGCCATCAATGTCATCCTccccaaggtcaaggccgcCCTCTCCCCCAAGTTCGCCAACTacgttgagaagatgggcCCCGTTGCTGAGTACATCGCTGCTATCGCTGGTCagcttgttgacgagaaggagaccGAGTCCATGATCTGGgtcgacaacctcaaggcCTACGTCTCTGTCATTGCTGGCATTGACAACTCTGAGTCTCTCGTCGAGGCCATCCGCAAGACTGCTCTTCCCGGTGCCGtcgccgaggccgaggccgaggaggatgaggaggagggtgaggatCTTTGCAACTGTACCTTCTCTCTTGCCTACGGTGCCAAGATTCTTCTCAACCAGACTCATCTCCGCCTCAAGCGTGGTCAGCGTTACGGTCTTTGCGGTCCCAACGGTTCCGGAAAGTCCACTCTCATGCgcgccatcaacaacgagCAGGTTGAGGGTTTCCCTAAGCAGAGCGAGGTCAAGACTGTCTTCGTCGAGCACGACCTTGACTCCGCTGATACTGAGATGACCACCATTGACTGgaccatgaagaagctcgaggaggCTGGTGTCACCACCACCCAGGCTGATGTCGAGAAGCAGCTCATCGAGTTCGGCTTCACTGAGCAGATGATCAAGGGTGAGATCAGCGCCCTTTCTGGTGgttggaagatgaagctcgCTCTGTGCCGTGCCGTCTTCGAGGCTCCCGatattctgcttcttgacgagcctACCAACCATTTGGATGTGAAGAACGTTAAGTGGCTCGAGGAGTACCTCATCAACTCTCCTTGCacttccatcatcgtctctcACGACTCTGGTTTCCTCGACAACGTCTGCCAGCACATCGTCCACTACGAgcgcttcaagctcaagcgcTACAAGGGTAACCTGGCTGCCTTCGTCGCCCGCAACCCCTCTGCCAAGTCTTACTACGAGCTTGGTGAATCCGAGATGGAGTTCACTTTCCCTGAGCCCGGTTTCCTCGAGggtgtcaagaccaaggccaaggccattCTCCGTGCCACCAACATGTCCTTCCAGTACCCTGGTACCTCCAAGCCTCAGATCCAGGATATCTCCTTCCAGTGCTCTCTGGGCTCCCGTATTGCCGTCATCGGTCCCAACGGTGCTGGCAAGTCTACTCTGATCAATGTGCTCACTGGTGAGCTCATTCCCACTCAGGGTGAGATCTACCAGCACGAGAACATCCGTATCGCCTACATCAAGCAGCATGCTTTCGCTCACATCGATAACCATCTCGACAAGACTCCTTCAGAGTACATTCAATGGCGATTCCAGACTGGTGAGGATCGTGAGACCATGGACCGTGCCAACAAGGTCATCACCGAGGCCGACGAGAAGGCCATGGACAAGATCTTCCGCATTGAGGGCTCTCAGCGTCGTGTTATCGGCATCAACAGCCGAAGAAAGTTCAAGAACTCTTACGAGTACGAGTGTTCGTTCGCTCTTGGTGAGAACGTTGGCATGAAGAACGAGCGATGGACTCCCATGATGACTGCTGACAACGCCTGGTTGCCCCGAAACGAGCTTCTGGCTTCTCACCAGAAGATGGTTGCTGATGTCGATATGAAGGAGGCTCTTGCCTCTGGTCAGTTCCGACCTCTGGTCCGAAAGGAGATTGAGTCTCACTGCGCCAACTTCGGTCTcgatgctgagcttgtttCTCACTCTCGCATGCGTGGTCTGTCTGGTGGTCAGCGTGTCAAGACTGTCCTTGCCGCTTGCTCTTGGCAGCGACCTCATCTTATTGTCCTTGACGAGCCTACCAACTATCTCGATCGTGACTCTCTCGGTGCCCTGTCCAAGGCCCTGAAGAAGTTCGAGGGtggtgtcatcatcattactCACTCTGCCGAGTTCACCAAGGACTTGACTGAGGAAGTCTGGGCTGTCATGGACGGCAAGATGACACCTTCCGGCCACAACTGGGTCCAGGGCCAGGGTTCTGGTCCTCGTCTCAAGGctgacgatggtgatgaggaggagaagttcGATGCCATGGGTAACAAGAttgtcaccaccaagaagaaggtcaagctgaGCTCTTCTGAGGcacgaaagaagaagaaggagcgTATGGCCCGCCGAAAGCGTGGTGAGGAGGTGTtcagtgacgaggatgatctGTAA
- a CDS encoding RNA-directed RNA polymerase, whose amino-acid sequence MLARRFITMAATRGLSDIPTLASLYRDPDSALSEAYLSSRSDPDYPSSDPINKRIGLIRGDITKLRLDAIVNAANRSLLGGGGVDGAIHRAAGSDLVRECKTLGPINTGEAVITKGYNLPSKHVIHTVGPVYAADTNPNESLANCYRESLKLAVENGVTTIGFSAISTGVYGFPNLPAAKIACRTVREFLESEEGSKLTRVVFVTFVAPDVNAYNETIPRMFPPTKDGSA is encoded by the exons ATGCTCGCCAGACGATTCATCACAATGGCTGCTACCAGAGGCCTCAGCGATATTCCGACTCTCGCCTCTCTCTATCGCGACCCTGATTCTGCCCTATCCGAGGCTTatctctcatcaagaagcgacCCTGACTATCCTTCATCTGATCCTATCAACAAACGTATCGGTTTGATTCGCGGTGATATCACCAAGCTTCGCCTCGATGCTATCGTCAACGCCGCGAACAGATCTCTACTAGGTGGAGGGGGCGTTGATGGAGCCATTCATAGGGCCGCTGGCAGTGATCTGGTCAGGGAGTGTAAGACCCTCGGCCCCATTAACACTGGCGAGGCCGTCATCACAAAGGGTTACAATCTCCCTTCCAAGCATGTCATTCACACCGTCGGACCTGTGTACGCTGCAGATACGAACCCTAATGAAAGTCTCGCCAATTGCTACCGCGAAAGTTTGAAGCTTGCCGTCGAGAACGGCGTGACCACGATCGGTTTCAGCGCCATCAGCACAGGCGTTTATGGGTTTCCCAACCTTCCTGCCGCTAAGATCGCCTGCAGGACTGTGAGAGAGTTCcttgagagtgaggagggAAGCAAGCTCACCCGAGTGGTATTTGTCACGTTTGTTGCTCCTGATGTGAATGCGTACAACGAGACGATTCC ACGAATGTTCCCACCCACGAAAGACGGATCTGCATAG